In Desulfobacterales bacterium, a single genomic region encodes these proteins:
- a CDS encoding radical SAM protein, translated as METYRLGNLTVVTDKQGAVRYTKASYPVRYGRYGEIKTADYLFEINLSGEIKTIRGLNGSWPHPAEWLKRTAANDWVYYSVGRYHRLFSFLGEYYLPCLSYPSNSPWTYDPFDDLHIQKALTAGSRLQADLRPLLRNGIPAGIKDFLSPVVHNDADSLDLKSEELHRFIGGPVSVLPPDTRHVDYDVIPLMVADGCLYDCGFCCVKSRQRFQRRPQFNVERQIQLLKGFYGADLRNYNALFLGNHDALAAGSELICHVAATAYQVFGFERSYLKNPALFLFGSVDSLLNAENRLLEELNRLPFYCYINVGLESADAATLTLIGKPLDPNQIRDAFQKMLDINRQYLNVEVTANFLLGEHLPPAHHDALIDLIRSNLSRPYSKGALYLSPLNTSLNRAELLHQFIEIKTKSWLPTFLYLIQRL; from the coding sequence TGGGCAATCTGACGGTCGTCACCGACAAGCAAGGGGCTGTGCGCTATACCAAAGCCAGTTATCCGGTCCGCTACGGCAGGTATGGTGAGATCAAGACTGCGGATTACCTGTTTGAGATTAATTTAAGCGGTGAAATTAAAACCATCCGGGGATTGAACGGCAGCTGGCCCCATCCGGCCGAATGGCTCAAGCGCACCGCTGCCAATGACTGGGTGTATTATTCGGTGGGCAGATACCACCGGCTTTTTTCCTTTTTAGGTGAATATTATCTTCCCTGTCTTTCTTATCCGAGCAACTCGCCATGGACGTATGATCCGTTTGACGACCTGCATATCCAAAAGGCGCTGACGGCGGGGTCCCGGCTGCAAGCAGACCTGCGACCGTTGCTAAGGAACGGCATTCCCGCAGGCATTAAGGATTTTCTGAGCCCCGTTGTCCATAATGATGCCGACAGCTTGGATTTGAAATCAGAAGAGCTGCATCGATTTATCGGGGGGCCGGTATCGGTGCTGCCGCCGGACACCCGTCACGTGGATTATGACGTTATTCCACTGATGGTCGCAGATGGTTGTTTGTATGATTGCGGCTTTTGCTGTGTAAAATCCCGGCAGCGTTTCCAGCGCCGGCCGCAGTTTAATGTTGAGCGGCAGATCCAACTTTTAAAGGGTTTTTATGGGGCTGATTTGCGCAATTACAATGCTTTGTTTCTGGGCAATCATGATGCCCTGGCCGCCGGAAGCGAATTGATCTGCCATGTGGCTGCCACAGCTTATCAGGTCTTTGGTTTTGAACGTTCCTACCTTAAAAATCCGGCCCTTTTCTTATTCGGCAGTGTGGATTCGCTGCTAAATGCTGAAAATAGGCTGTTAGAGGAGCTTAATCGACTTCCGTTCTACTGCTATATCAATGTCGGACTGGAGTCGGCCGACGCCGCCACCCTGACGCTGATTGGCAAACCTCTGGATCCCAACCAGATCAGAGATGCCTTCCAGAAGATGCTGGACATCAATCGCCAATATCTGAACGTTGAAGTCACCGCCAATTTTTTGCTCGGAGAGCACCTGCCGCCGGCACATCATGATGCGCTGATTGACTTGATTCGCAGTAACCTGAGTCGCCCATACAGCAAAGGCGCCCTTTACCTGTCACCCTTGAATACCAGCCTCAATCGGGCTGAACTGCTGCACCAATTTATCGAGATTAAAACCAAAAGCTGGCTGCCCACTTTCCTTTACTTGATTCAGCGGTTGTAA